A single region of the Bacteroidota bacterium genome encodes:
- the accB gene encoding acetyl-CoA carboxylase biotin carboxyl carrier protein, with the protein MDFKEIQELIRMVNKNNIAELTIENQDFRIKIKTALAATYSNQVPVMMQPMQQQQQVAMPQIQQASNTEKSQSGAETTKSEEAAAGNTITIKSPIVGTFYRSPGPDKDVFVKVGDEISVGSKLCIIEAMKLFNEIESEHSGRIVKILVDDASPVEYDQPLFLIEPK; encoded by the coding sequence ATGGACTTTAAAGAAATTCAGGAGTTAATCAGGATGGTGAACAAAAACAACATCGCTGAACTCACTATTGAAAATCAGGATTTTCGTATAAAAATCAAAACGGCTTTGGCTGCTACTTACAGCAATCAGGTTCCGGTTATGATGCAACCGATGCAACAGCAACAACAAGTTGCTATGCCTCAAATTCAGCAGGCGTCGAATACGGAAAAATCACAATCCGGTGCAGAAACTACTAAATCAGAAGAAGCTGCAGCAGGAAATACCATTACGATTAAATCACCTATTGTTGGAACATTTTACCGCTCTCCCGGACCGGATAAAGATGTATTCGTAAAAGTAGGCGACGAAATAAGTGTTGGTTCCAAATTATGTATCATCGAAGCAATGAAATTATTCAACGAAATAGAAAGTGAACACTCAGGACGCATCGTTAAAATTTTAGTTGATGATGCAAGTCCGGTTGAATATGATCAGCCATTGTTTCTTATTGAGCCTAAATAA
- the accC gene encoding acetyl-CoA carboxylase biotin carboxylase subunit — translation MFKKILIANRGEIALRIIRTAKEMGIKTVAVYSTADKDSLPVRFADEAVCIGPPSSKESYLSIPRIMAAAEITNADAIHPGYGFLSENDMFSEICAKYGIKFIGPTPDQIRKMGDKITAKETMKKAGVPVIPGSEGLLKDVADAKKQAKKIGFPVIVKATAGGGGKGMRIVWNESEMESAFSTASMEAKASFNNDGLYMEKYIEEPRHIEIQVAGDRYGKACHLSERDCSIQRRHQKLVEESPSPFLDEKLRKKMGDAAVKAAESIAYEGVGTIEFLTDKNRNFYFMEMNTRIQVEHPVTEEVVDFDLIKEQIKIAMGEKISGKNYFPELHAMECRINAEDPKRNFAPSPGKITSFHSPKGHGVRVDTAVYAGYTIPQYYDSMIAKLICKARTREEVILKMQRALDEFIVEGIKTTIPFHKKLMKDERFRAGVFDTSFMNTFDLSDLGD, via the coding sequence ATGTTTAAAAAGATACTCATAGCCAACCGTGGTGAGATTGCCCTGCGGATTATTCGTACTGCAAAAGAAATGGGTATAAAAACCGTTGCAGTTTATTCTACAGCAGATAAAGATAGTTTACCTGTTCGATTCGCAGATGAGGCGGTATGTATCGGTCCACCTTCTTCAAAAGAATCTTATTTAAGTATTCCAAGAATTATGGCCGCAGCAGAAATTACCAATGCCGATGCCATACATCCGGGATATGGATTTTTAAGTGAGAACGATATGTTCTCTGAAATTTGTGCAAAATACGGCATCAAATTTATCGGACCAACGCCGGATCAAATCCGTAAAATGGGCGATAAAATAACTGCAAAAGAAACCATGAAAAAAGCCGGTGTTCCTGTAATTCCGGGTAGTGAAGGTTTGCTTAAAGATGTTGCAGATGCGAAAAAACAAGCTAAAAAAATTGGCTTCCCTGTAATTGTCAAAGCTACCGCCGGTGGTGGTGGAAAAGGAATGCGTATAGTGTGGAATGAATCAGAAATGGAAAGCGCATTTTCAACTGCAAGTATGGAAGCCAAAGCATCATTTAATAATGATGGCTTGTACATGGAAAAATATATTGAAGAACCACGCCATATTGAAATTCAGGTTGCAGGCGACCGTTATGGAAAAGCTTGTCACTTAAGTGAACGCGATTGCTCAATTCAACGACGTCACCAAAAATTAGTGGAAGAAAGTCCTTCTCCTTTTTTAGATGAAAAACTGCGAAAAAAAATGGGTGATGCTGCCGTAAAAGCTGCTGAATCTATTGCGTATGAAGGTGTAGGAACAATAGAATTTTTAACAGATAAAAACCGCAACTTTTATTTCATGGAAATGAATACCCGTATTCAGGTTGAACATCCTGTTACGGAAGAAGTTGTAGATTTTGATTTGATAAAAGAACAAATTAAAATAGCAATGGGCGAAAAAATTTCAGGAAAAAATTATTTCCCGGAATTACACGCAATGGAATGTCGTATTAATGCCGAGGATCCAAAACGTAATTTCGCACCTAGTCCGGGAAAAATTACCAGCTTCCATTCACCAAAAGGTCATGGCGTGCGCGTAGATACTGCTGTTTATGCCGGTTATACTATTCCGCAATATTACGATAGTATGATTGCGAAATTAATTTGCAAAGCAAGAACACGCGAAGAAGTTATTTTAAAAATGCAACGCGCTTTAGATGAATTTATTGTTGAAGGAATTAAAACAACAATTCCTTTTCATAAAAAATTAATGAAAGACGAACGTTTCAGAGCCGGTGTATTTGATACATCATTTATGAATACTTTCGATTTAAGCGATTTAGGCGATTAA
- the efp gene encoding elongation factor P, protein MSTTADIRKGLCIDLNNDVWQIMDFQHVKPGKGNAFVRTKIKSLTTGRTLENTFPSGANLNIVRVERRTFQYLYNDETGYTFMNNETFDQVTLDAEMVEGKEFYKEGQEIDILFHADTEKPLFCELPAHIILQVTYAEPGVKGNTATNAYKNATVETGANIQVPLFVEEGDVIKIDTRSFEYVERVK, encoded by the coding sequence ATGTCTACTACAGCAGATATCAGAAAAGGCCTTTGTATCGATTTAAATAACGATGTATGGCAAATTATGGATTTCCAGCACGTTAAACCGGGCAAGGGAAATGCCTTTGTAAGAACTAAAATTAAAAGCCTTACTACCGGCAGAACACTTGAAAATACCTTCCCTTCAGGTGCAAATCTTAATATAGTACGTGTAGAACGCCGTACATTTCAATATCTTTACAACGATGAAACCGGTTATACCTTCATGAATAATGAAACGTTTGACCAGGTTACATTAGATGCTGAAATGGTGGAAGGTAAAGAGTTTTATAAAGAAGGTCAGGAAATAGATATTCTGTTTCATGCCGACACTGAAAAACCGTTGTTTTGTGAATTACCGGCACATATTATTTTGCAGGTAACTTATGCAGAACCCGGTGTAAAAGGAAATACTGCTACCAATGCATATAAAAATGCAACAGTAGAAACAGGTGCAAATATTCAAGTACCTTTGTTTGTTGAAGAAGGGGATGTTATTAAAATTGACACCCGCTCATTCGAATATGTTGAACGTGTAAAATAA